A portion of the Deinococcus peraridilitoris DSM 19664 genome contains these proteins:
- a CDS encoding PHP-associated domain-containing protein → MTPASGPMMRLDLHCHSEASHDCLTPLTTFPDRCLARGVVVQAVTDHDQIWGAQQLQQFVRNSEFADRFTVIVGEEVSTREGEIVGLFLQERIPPGLSPEETVREIKAQGGLVLLPHGFDPLKRHRLRPAARERIADQIDIVESFNARISRPKWNRAAETWARARNLPVSGGSDAHTWRQLGDAWTEVPRRSVDTPQDLLEVLHLGSVLGEWTHPVRAFVYKQLVQWKERRGSATYGR, encoded by the coding sequence ATGACGCCCGCGAGCGGGCCAATGATGCGCCTTGATCTGCATTGTCACTCGGAAGCGTCACATGACTGCCTGACCCCGCTGACGACCTTTCCGGACCGCTGCCTGGCTCGCGGGGTCGTGGTGCAGGCGGTGACCGACCACGATCAGATCTGGGGTGCGCAGCAACTGCAGCAGTTTGTGCGAAACAGCGAATTTGCCGATCGCTTCACGGTGATCGTGGGCGAGGAGGTGAGCACCCGGGAAGGCGAGATCGTAGGCCTGTTTTTGCAGGAGCGTATTCCCCCTGGCCTGAGTCCGGAAGAGACGGTGCGCGAAATCAAGGCGCAGGGTGGGCTGGTGCTGTTGCCGCACGGCTTTGATCCACTCAAGCGCCATCGCCTGCGCCCCGCGGCACGTGAACGCATTGCCGATCAGATCGATATCGTCGAGAGCTTTAATGCGCGGATCTCACGCCCGAAGTGGAACCGCGCCGCCGAGACCTGGGCGCGCGCGCGGAACCTCCCGGTTTCGGGAGGCTCGGATGCGCACACCTGGCGACAGCTCGGCGACGCCTGGACCGAGGTGCCCCGGCGATCCGTCGATACGCCGCAGGATCTGCTCGAAGTGCTGCACCTGGGATCGGTGCTGGGTGAATGGACACATCCTGTGCGGGCTTTTGTGTACAAGCAGCTGGTGCAGTGGAAGGAGCGGCGCGGCAGCGCCACTTATGGGCGGTAG
- a CDS encoding Fic family protein, translated as MTYDPNIAFNVLPALPPPEEVITTEVYRQLNRATRALGELKGAGRVIPDQSVLISMIGLQEAKLSSEIENIVTTNDELYRAFADDGNADPATKEVLRYGQALWYAYDQIKMGRPLCTSLFEEIATTIKMVDIGVRKSPGTKIMNSLREIIYTPPDGEPLIRALLYDLEKFMNDDSISELDPLIKMAITHYQFEAIHPFSDGNGRTGRILNIIYLIDKGLLEIPVLYLSKYIIENKMDYYRGLKAVTEEGKWEDWIIYMLKAVESTSIITKSKIYRIEELINDTVQQVKSQSNSIYSKDLIEVIFRRPVFKIKFVEESLSVSRPTALKYLQTLVGNNVLMEFTHGKNKYYANSNFIDLLSE; from the coding sequence ATGACGTACGATCCAAACATAGCTTTTAACGTCCTGCCGGCGCTCCCACCTCCTGAAGAGGTCATAACCACAGAGGTCTACAGGCAACTCAACAGGGCTACTAGAGCGCTCGGCGAGCTCAAAGGCGCTGGTCGAGTAATCCCCGACCAATCAGTTTTGATCAGCATGATTGGACTTCAAGAAGCAAAATTATCATCCGAAATCGAAAACATCGTTACCACAAATGACGAGCTTTATCGCGCTTTCGCAGATGACGGAAACGCGGATCCAGCAACTAAAGAAGTCTTGCGGTATGGGCAAGCCCTATGGTATGCCTATGATCAAATTAAAATGGGCCGTCCTCTATGCACCAGCTTATTTGAGGAGATTGCTACTACTATTAAAATGGTGGACATAGGAGTTAGAAAATCTCCAGGTACTAAAATAATGAATAGCCTAAGGGAAATTATTTATACTCCCCCAGATGGAGAACCTTTAATTAGGGCTTTGTTATATGATTTAGAAAAGTTTATGAACGATGATTCTATATCAGAATTAGATCCTCTTATAAAAATGGCTATTACTCATTATCAATTCGAAGCGATACACCCTTTCTCCGATGGGAATGGAAGAACAGGGCGAATACTAAACATTATATATTTAATTGACAAGGGCCTCCTGGAGATACCCGTTCTTTACTTAAGCAAATACATTATTGAGAACAAAATGGACTATTATAGGGGCCTAAAAGCTGTTACTGAAGAAGGGAAATGGGAAGATTGGATTATATATATGCTAAAAGCTGTTGAGAGCACTTCTATAATTACTAAAAGCAAGATATATAGAATTGAAGAATTGATAAATGATACCGTGCAACAGGTAAAATCTCAAAGTAATTCAATATATAGTAAGGATCTCATAGAGGTTATATTTCGTCGTCCGGTTTTCAAGATCAAATTTGTTGAGGAGAGTTTAAGCGTTAGCAGACCAACAGCACTCAAGTATCTCCAAACTTTGGTAGGCAATAACGTTTTGATGGAATTCACTCATGGTAAAAACAAGTATTACGCAAATAGCAATTTTATAGATCTGCTTTCTGAGTAG
- a CDS encoding sensor histidine kinase, which translates to MNPGDRSISLRRSLLVALLPGLLVALLIALSFTSSLRTLTDDRASWTAHPYQVLSQQISRVILGRLEPSLDLDHASEEERIEAIRSSFLNEAEEFKELPQVEALGPARLARVRTLFEQGVRQNDLHALLHAQQEADTLSLQGRERLQQLREDVYEQTRWLQIWLAATGALAAVALASLVTHLIHLWGRERQLRSQQARMSRELSLMASHELRRPLQQLALVADLLQHDELIGEAERARLLQRLCDSAAQLAVLSDLSRLEAVYAQPELNRSAQDLSVLLLEVAGALSRVSIHAGEELVWSVDPVRFKQAVENVLENALKYSSDDVRIELRRGERGPEVHVVDRGPGIPPQDRERIFEPFYRVPGAVVAGHGLGLAIARRFLQAHGGDILLQDEPGGTRMVLALSVTAEERASMTSSWSRRLPRTDKLASRG; encoded by the coding sequence ATGAACCCCGGGGACCGCTCGATCTCGCTCAGACGCAGCCTGCTGGTGGCCCTGCTGCCCGGGCTGCTGGTGGCCCTGCTGATCGCGCTGTCCTTTACGTCCTCGCTGCGCACGCTGACCGATGACCGGGCCAGCTGGACGGCGCACCCCTATCAGGTGCTCTCGCAGCAGATCTCGCGGGTCATTCTGGGGCGGCTTGAGCCTTCGCTCGATCTCGACCACGCTTCTGAGGAGGAGCGGATCGAGGCAATTCGCTCCAGCTTTCTGAACGAAGCCGAGGAATTCAAGGAGCTGCCGCAGGTCGAGGCGTTGGGACCGGCCCGGCTGGCGCGCGTCCGTACCCTCTTCGAGCAGGGTGTACGCCAGAACGACCTGCACGCCCTGCTGCACGCCCAGCAGGAAGCCGACACCCTGAGCCTGCAAGGGCGCGAGCGACTGCAGCAACTACGCGAAGACGTCTACGAGCAGACCCGCTGGCTGCAGATTTGGCTGGCTGCCACGGGTGCGCTGGCGGCGGTGGCCCTGGCGAGCCTGGTGACCCACCTGATTCACCTGTGGGGCCGCGAGCGGCAGTTGCGCTCGCAGCAGGCCCGCATGTCGCGCGAGCTGAGCCTGATGGCGTCGCACGAACTGCGACGCCCCCTGCAGCAGCTGGCGCTGGTGGCCGATCTGCTGCAGCACGACGAGCTGATCGGAGAAGCCGAACGCGCCCGGCTGCTGCAGCGCCTGTGCGACAGCGCCGCGCAACTGGCCGTACTGAGCGACCTTTCCCGGCTGGAAGCCGTGTACGCGCAACCCGAGCTCAACCGCTCGGCACAGGACCTGAGCGTACTGCTGCTGGAAGTGGCCGGAGCCCTTTCACGCGTCAGCATTCACGCCGGGGAGGAACTGGTGTGGAGCGTCGACCCGGTGCGGTTCAAGCAGGCCGTGGAGAACGTGCTCGAAAATGCCCTGAAGTATTCGTCCGACGACGTGCGCATCGAACTGCGGCGCGGCGAGCGAGGACCCGAGGTTCACGTCGTGGACCGCGGTCCGGGCATTCCGCCGCAGGACCGCGAGCGGATCTTCGAACCGTTTTACCGCGTGCCCGGTGCGGTGGTGGCCGGGCACGGCCTGGGCCTGGCGATCGCGCGGCGCTTCTTGCAGGCGCACGGGGGCGATATCCTGCTACAGGACGAGCCTGGCGGTACCCGCATGGTACTCGCACTCAGCGTGACCGCCGAGGAGCGTGCATCCATGACCTCGTCATGGTCACGCCGCCTGCCACGAACGGACAAGCTCGCTTCCAGGGGATAA
- a CDS encoding M15 family metallopeptidase, with product MKEPKQNRNLDDLNPLFRAPLERWLAAAKKAGFTVLVYETFRTLERQRYLYACGRTVAPIGRILTYTLDSAHRYGMACDLVPLHSNGTANWNGYAALYKAVPPSDYGLETLSFEQPHLQLAGVNGPKQNQSVKFWAARQGVKCDVVVGSKWPPTTSKA from the coding sequence ATGAAGGAACCGAAGCAAAACCGCAACCTTGACGACCTCAACCCACTCTTTCGCGCGCCGCTGGAGCGCTGGCTCGCCGCGGCGAAAAAAGCGGGATTTACGGTGCTGGTCTACGAGACCTTCCGGACCCTAGAGCGCCAGCGTTACCTGTACGCGTGCGGCCGCACCGTCGCGCCGATCGGGCGGATCCTGACGTACACCCTCGACAGCGCGCACCGTTACGGCATGGCGTGCGACCTGGTGCCCCTGCATTCGAACGGCACCGCCAACTGGAACGGGTACGCGGCGCTGTACAAGGCCGTACCGCCCAGTGACTACGGCCTGGAGACGCTGAGTTTCGAGCAGCCGCACCTGCAGCTCGCCGGCGTGAACGGACCGAAGCAGAACCAGAGCGTGAAGTTCTGGGCGGCCCGGCAGGGTGTGAAGTGCGACGTGGTCGTGGGCAGCAAGTGGCCACCCACGACCAGCAAAGCCTGA
- a CDS encoding diacylglycerol/lipid kinase family protein, protein MQATLVYNPMAGGASRVQPEELQRALTEAGFHPVYQETTTEADLDEVLDNARDLVVAVGGDGTVRAVAKRLIRRSLRGEGVPLAILPLGTANNIARTLDLSGTPLELAARLKAGEQRAFDVGKITAPWGEEFFLEAAGCGLYAEVLAAYDPEEGKSVSRALSTLGNTLSTYVPLDLQLVLDGQLLSGSFLLAEMLNTCATGPRLKLAPAASTEDGLLDLVLVSAEDRDHTLQYLRCLVTGELHTLPSVRTLQGRHLRVTWKGQAVHVDGEVRPVRGHEELPPVLTEEGTLDIEVLPGALTLLLPASEVCPPEARAEGQPTSSREEAAFPREVSA, encoded by the coding sequence ATGCAGGCCACCCTGGTCTACAACCCCATGGCCGGCGGGGCGAGCCGCGTCCAGCCTGAGGAGCTGCAGCGCGCCCTGACCGAGGCCGGTTTCCACCCGGTCTACCAGGAGACCACCACCGAGGCTGACCTCGATGAAGTGCTGGACAACGCGCGCGATCTGGTTGTGGCGGTGGGAGGTGACGGCACGGTGCGCGCGGTTGCCAAGCGGCTGATACGTCGCAGCCTGCGCGGCGAGGGTGTGCCGCTTGCCATCCTGCCGCTCGGCACGGCCAACAACATTGCCCGAACCCTGGACCTCAGCGGCACTCCCCTCGAGCTGGCCGCGCGCCTGAAAGCAGGAGAGCAGCGCGCCTTCGACGTGGGCAAGATCACCGCGCCCTGGGGCGAGGAGTTTTTTCTGGAAGCGGCGGGTTGCGGGCTGTACGCCGAGGTCCTGGCGGCATACGACCCCGAGGAAGGCAAGAGTGTCTCACGGGCGCTGAGCACCCTGGGAAATACCCTGAGTACGTATGTGCCGCTCGACTTACAGCTCGTGCTGGACGGACAGCTCCTGTCCGGTTCGTTTCTACTGGCCGAGATGCTGAACACCTGTGCGACCGGACCCCGGCTCAAACTGGCTCCCGCCGCCAGCACGGAAGACGGCCTGCTCGATCTGGTGCTGGTGAGCGCCGAAGACCGTGACCACACTTTGCAGTACCTGCGCTGCCTCGTCACGGGCGAACTGCATACCCTGCCCAGCGTGCGTACCCTGCAGGGGCGTCATCTGCGTGTCACGTGGAAGGGTCAGGCAGTGCACGTGGACGGTGAAGTGCGACCGGTGCGCGGTCACGAGGAGTTGCCCCCGGTGCTGACCGAGGAGGGAACGCTGGACATCGAGGTGCTGCCCGGCGCCCTGACGCTGCTGCTGCCCGCTTCGGAAGTGTGTCCGCCCGAGGCAAGGGCAGAAGGTCAGCCGACCTCGTCACGTGAAGAGGCCGCTTTTCCCCGGGAGGTGTCGGCATGA
- the obgE gene encoding GTPase ObgE, with the protein MAFRDVLEIDVTAGNGGDGAMSFHRAKYMAKGGPDGGHGGKGGSVYLRATQNIASLDTLVGQRRFKAESGRYGEGRLRAGADGQDLFIDVPVGTTAFDAETGKVIADLTEIGQVKVVARGGLGGRGNSVFVSATRQAPRFAELGTKGEKRRLRLELRLIADVGLVGYPNAGKSSLLAALSRANPAIADYPFTTLSPILGVVEDPEHDRRFTLADIPGIIEGASEGKGLGLEFLRHISRTRLLVYVLAADRDPAGELEHLQAELRSYDPSLLENAALIVLNKLDLIKAEDGGTDEALARMLEEDLARFGLPVLKISAQTGEGLLALRDTILDVLPSREAWVETHALEEEPDVLQGPAPLRIEPAHTNVGTEKEERVWVVKGGGFEERLARFERHLDDAAEYLTGYFKRQGLTNALKRAGVKEEDTVEIGPFRFQYYEDEK; encoded by the coding sequence GATGTGCTAGAGATCGACGTGACCGCAGGCAATGGCGGCGACGGCGCCATGAGTTTCCACCGCGCCAAGTACATGGCCAAGGGCGGTCCTGACGGTGGCCACGGCGGCAAGGGCGGCAGCGTGTATCTGCGCGCCACGCAGAACATTGCCAGCCTCGACACCCTGGTGGGTCAGCGCCGCTTCAAGGCCGAAAGTGGCCGCTATGGAGAGGGCCGTCTGCGGGCCGGCGCGGACGGGCAGGACCTCTTCATCGACGTGCCAGTGGGCACCACGGCCTTCGACGCCGAAACCGGCAAGGTTATCGCCGACCTCACCGAGATCGGGCAGGTCAAGGTCGTGGCGCGCGGTGGTCTGGGCGGACGCGGCAACAGCGTGTTTGTCAGCGCCACCCGTCAGGCTCCCCGCTTCGCGGAGCTGGGCACCAAAGGCGAAAAGCGCCGCCTCCGGCTGGAACTGCGCCTGATCGCCGACGTGGGCCTGGTAGGCTACCCCAACGCGGGCAAGTCAAGTCTGCTGGCGGCACTCTCGCGCGCCAACCCGGCCATCGCGGATTATCCTTTTACGACCCTCTCCCCCATCCTGGGCGTCGTCGAGGACCCGGAGCACGACCGCCGCTTCACGCTGGCCGACATTCCCGGCATCATCGAAGGCGCCAGCGAAGGAAAAGGCCTCGGCCTGGAGTTTCTGCGGCACATCAGCCGCACGCGCCTGCTGGTCTACGTGCTGGCCGCCGACCGTGATCCTGCCGGAGAGCTGGAACACCTGCAGGCCGAGCTGCGCTCGTATGATCCGAGTCTGCTGGAAAACGCCGCGCTGATCGTGCTCAACAAACTCGATCTGATCAAGGCGGAAGACGGCGGCACCGACGAGGCCCTCGCCAGAATGCTCGAAGAAGACCTGGCGCGCTTTGGCCTGCCGGTCCTGAAAATCAGCGCCCAGACGGGCGAAGGGCTGCTGGCGTTGCGTGACACCATTCTGGACGTGCTGCCCTCGCGTGAAGCCTGGGTGGAAACGCACGCCCTGGAAGAGGAACCCGACGTTCTGCAAGGCCCGGCTCCCCTGCGAATCGAGCCGGCCCACACGAATGTCGGCACCGAAAAGGAAGAGCGGGTGTGGGTGGTCAAGGGAGGTGGTTTCGAGGAGCGGCTGGCCCGCTTCGAGCGGCATCTTGACGACGCGGCCGAGTACCTGACCGGGTACTTCAAACGTCAGGGCCTCACCAACGCCCTGAAGCGTGCCGGGGTAAAAGAAGAGGACACCGTCGAGATCGGGCCTTTCCGCTTTCAGTACTACGAGGATGAAAAGTGA
- a CDS encoding molybdopterin oxidoreductase family protein yields MTRASISASETSREVVLTCPLDCPDACRLKVRLVTGQDGVERAVNIGGDSRHPITRGFACAKTVHYPARQYHPERPLYPLKKVNGEFVRVSWEQALDDIAVRLREILDRYGPQSILRYNYAGTMGLREGSHVHAFFRALGAPELEETICATAGSAAWELGYGSPRLGVDPEDVPHARLILLWGINSLTTNSHLTPWLTQARKNGARIVHIDPYRNKTSLYADWHLKIRPGTDAALVLGLSRIIIASGWHDEAYLARAGEDFGAFRAECEAWSLARTSDVTGLSESEIQDLARALGTTRPTYIRVGYGMTRHENGGSNLRAVTLLPALLGDWQHRGGGCTLTTSGAFALNRTRLGAAHLIESATPRVNMNELASALAPERGVKALFVYNCNPAVVAPDSERVRAGMARPDMLTVVLEQAMTESARLADFVLPATTFLEHADLYTSYGHHYLSYNDATLPPSGEARPNSWVFGELGRRLGIEEPSLYWSMDELLTELLATEHPHLAGITPEKLRREGSVRLSLPERFLPYANGAHTPSGKVRFSPVPRHTEPRAQLNASYPLRLLTPPAHHFLNSTYGNLDQLTRAEGGEPQVLVHPEDARRDRVTDGALVQVQSETGCITRRVRISDAVQRGVAVLEGTWWGLSAPDGKSVNALTAETLTDLGGGSTFHNTRVRLVPVDPDRQNDLPHHPNVQP; encoded by the coding sequence ATGACGCGCGCTTCGATTTCCGCTTCCGAGACTTCCCGTGAAGTCGTGCTGACCTGCCCGCTTGACTGCCCGGATGCCTGCCGGCTGAAGGTGCGCCTCGTCACCGGACAGGACGGTGTCGAGCGGGCGGTGAACATCGGTGGGGATTCGCGTCATCCCATCACCCGCGGATTCGCCTGTGCCAAAACCGTTCACTACCCCGCGCGCCAGTATCATCCCGAACGGCCGCTGTATCCGCTCAAGAAGGTGAACGGTGAGTTCGTGCGCGTGTCCTGGGAGCAGGCCCTCGATGACATCGCCGTACGTCTGCGCGAAATTCTCGATCGGTACGGGCCGCAGTCGATTCTGCGCTACAACTACGCGGGCACCATGGGGCTGCGGGAAGGCTCACATGTACACGCCTTTTTTCGCGCGCTGGGCGCACCGGAACTGGAAGAGACCATCTGTGCGACCGCTGGCAGCGCCGCCTGGGAGCTCGGGTACGGCAGTCCCCGCCTTGGCGTCGATCCCGAGGACGTGCCCCACGCCCGCCTGATTCTGCTGTGGGGCATCAACAGCCTGACGACCAACTCGCACCTGACCCCCTGGCTCACCCAGGCCCGCAAGAACGGCGCGCGAATTGTCCACATCGATCCTTACCGCAACAAAACCAGCCTGTATGCCGACTGGCACCTCAAGATCCGGCCCGGCACCGACGCGGCCCTGGTGCTGGGCCTGTCGCGCATCATCATCGCGTCCGGCTGGCATGACGAGGCTTACCTCGCGCGCGCCGGTGAGGATTTTGGGGCGTTTCGTGCCGAGTGTGAAGCCTGGTCCCTGGCGCGCACAAGTGACGTGACCGGCCTGAGCGAAAGCGAGATTCAGGACCTCGCCCGTGCCCTGGGAACCACCCGTCCTACCTACATCCGGGTGGGGTACGGCATGACCCGCCACGAGAACGGCGGCAGCAACCTGCGCGCCGTGACGCTGCTGCCCGCCCTGCTGGGCGACTGGCAGCACCGTGGCGGCGGCTGTACCCTCACCACCAGCGGCGCGTTTGCGCTCAACCGCACGCGTCTGGGTGCGGCCCACCTGATCGAAAGCGCCACGCCGCGCGTCAACATGAACGAGCTGGCAAGCGCGCTCGCGCCTGAACGGGGCGTCAAGGCGCTCTTCGTGTACAACTGCAACCCGGCGGTCGTCGCGCCCGACTCCGAACGGGTGCGTGCCGGAATGGCCCGACCGGACATGCTGACGGTGGTGCTGGAACAGGCCATGACCGAATCGGCGCGCCTGGCAGACTTCGTGCTGCCCGCCACGACCTTCCTGGAACACGCCGACCTTTACACCAGCTACGGGCACCACTATCTGTCCTACAACGACGCCACCCTGCCCCCCTCAGGTGAAGCCCGCCCGAACTCCTGGGTGTTTGGAGAGCTCGGGCGGCGCCTGGGCATCGAGGAGCCCAGCCTGTACTGGAGCATGGACGAGCTGCTCACCGAGCTGCTCGCCACAGAGCATCCGCATCTGGCCGGCATCACGCCCGAGAAACTCAGGCGCGAGGGTTCGGTGCGCCTGTCGTTGCCCGAGCGCTTTCTGCCGTACGCCAACGGAGCACACACGCCTTCCGGCAAGGTGCGTTTCTCGCCGGTGCCGCGCCACACCGAACCACGGGCGCAGCTGAACGCCAGTTATCCCCTGCGGCTCCTGACGCCGCCCGCGCACCACTTTCTCAACAGCACGTACGGCAACCTCGACCAGCTGACCCGCGCCGAAGGAGGAGAGCCGCAGGTGCTCGTCCACCCGGAAGACGCCCGGCGTGACCGTGTGACCGACGGCGCCTTGGTGCAGGTGCAGAGCGAAACCGGCTGCATCACGCGCCGGGTACGGATCAGCGACGCAGTTCAGCGGGGCGTCGCGGTGCTGGAAGGCACCTGGTGGGGACTCAGCGCCCCGGATGGCAAAAGCGTCAACGCCCTCACGGCTGAAACTTTGACTGATCTGGGCGGTGGTAGCACCTTTCACAACACCCGCGTTCGGCTGGTCCCAGTGGACCCAGACCGGCAGAATGACCTCCCGCATCACCCGAACGTGCAACCCTGA
- a CDS encoding LCP family protein: MSHKPKQSAAPKPTEFYSEAGRTVPVWRAWQLASIALATLSLAGYWTLTSTAGEVRRAALVTPEGQPPRFTVLLAGRDIAYCYYRTPCQDQNSERAQRESRTDTLMLMKVDGTRVNILTVPRDTQAGSFDSFLDAGSQKINAAYAFGGPEQLVSRIEEITGERIDYYAVVRTDFVAAVISALGGLVVNVPAKIDFDDYAAGLHVHLESGPQRLNGKEAVAFLRMRKGVGDDYGRMDHQKAAIAQLVDKLRTPGGLAGALPAILRGFSGSVQTNADPALIQQMVPYLRDYKLSFATLPTREIPGTTNLMPDREALAELWGGASTTLASEQSVPVRIVDASGTGLGPKVAWALKARGFRVTEVSDSAISGERSQVFTLSEVGSAESVSRWLDLPRLQGLRFPVERGEVGVYLGTDARARYAELARLPLSLRP; this comes from the coding sequence ATGAGCCATAAGCCCAAACAGTCCGCTGCGCCCAAGCCGACCGAGTTCTACTCGGAAGCGGGCCGCACCGTGCCCGTCTGGCGGGCGTGGCAGCTGGCGTCGATTGCACTGGCCACCCTGTCGCTTGCCGGATACTGGACCCTCACCAGCACGGCCGGTGAGGTCCGGCGGGCGGCGCTCGTCACGCCCGAAGGGCAGCCGCCGCGTTTCACGGTGCTGCTGGCGGGCCGCGACATCGCGTACTGCTACTACCGTACGCCCTGTCAGGACCAGAACTCCGAGCGGGCGCAGCGCGAGAGCCGCACCGACACGCTGATGCTGATGAAGGTGGACGGCACCCGCGTGAACATCCTGACCGTTCCGCGCGACACCCAGGCAGGCAGCTTCGATTCGTTTCTGGACGCCGGTTCCCAGAAGATCAACGCCGCGTACGCCTTTGGCGGTCCCGAGCAGCTGGTTTCACGCATCGAGGAGATCACCGGGGAGCGCATCGATTACTACGCGGTCGTGCGCACCGACTTCGTGGCCGCCGTCATCAGCGCGCTGGGCGGACTGGTCGTGAACGTACCGGCCAAAATCGACTTCGACGATTACGCGGCCGGACTGCACGTGCACCTGGAAAGCGGTCCGCAGCGCCTGAACGGCAAAGAAGCCGTGGCGTTCCTGCGTATGCGCAAGGGCGTCGGAGACGATTACGGCCGCATGGACCACCAGAAGGCCGCCATCGCGCAGCTGGTGGACAAGCTGCGCACCCCGGGTGGTCTGGCAGGCGCACTGCCGGCGATCCTGCGCGGTTTTTCCGGCAGCGTGCAGACCAACGCCGATCCCGCGCTGATTCAGCAGATGGTACCTTACCTGCGCGACTACAAGCTCTCGTTTGCCACATTGCCCACGCGGGAAATTCCGGGAACCACCAACCTGATGCCCGACCGCGAAGCGCTCGCCGAATTATGGGGCGGCGCCAGTACGACCCTTGCCAGCGAGCAGAGCGTTCCGGTGCGGATCGTGGACGCGAGCGGCACCGGGCTCGGCCCGAAGGTGGCCTGGGCCCTCAAGGCGCGTGGTTTTCGCGTTACCGAGGTGAGCGACTCGGCCATCAGCGGTGAGCGCAGCCAGGTCTTTACCCTCAGCGAAGTCGGCAGTGCCGAAAGCGTGTCACGCTGGCTCGATCTGCCCCGCCTGCAGGGTCTGCGTTTTCCCGTCGAGCGGGGTGAAGTCGGGGTGTACCTTGGAACGGACGCCCGGGCCCGCTACGCCGAACTCGCACGACTGCCCCTTTCTCTTCGCCCCTGA
- the rsfS gene encoding ribosome silencing factor, with protein sequence MPDSPVSGSTLDSATHTQLRAVVQAARERRAEDVTVLDLTHISSTLDYFVICTATAGLQLNAVQQNIREKSREVGLPQPSVEGPSERWLLLSFGSIVVHIMTREAREYYDLEGLWNDARLLEFPDDTQLS encoded by the coding sequence ATGCCTGATTCCCCTGTTTCCGGTTCCACCCTTGATTCCGCCACCCACACGCAGCTGCGCGCGGTCGTGCAGGCGGCGCGCGAACGGCGCGCCGAGGATGTTACGGTCCTCGACCTCACCCATATTTCCAGTACGCTCGACTACTTCGTGATCTGCACCGCGACTGCCGGTTTGCAGCTCAACGCGGTGCAGCAGAACATCCGCGAGAAAAGCCGGGAAGTCGGGCTGCCCCAACCCAGCGTCGAGGGCCCCAGCGAGCGCTGGCTGCTGCTGTCCTTTGGCTCGATCGTCGTGCACATCATGACCAGGGAAGCCCGCGAGTACTACGACCTCGAAGGATTGTGGAACGACGCGCGCCTGTTGGAGTTTCCCGACGACACACAACTGTCCTGA
- a CDS encoding molybdopterin-dependent oxidoreductase, translated as MPRPLWLCCLAALLPACSTPMAYREVHPPRALPARAEGEKILLRVDTPTGERLFTLRQLEALRAVEYRTEHPQLNKTFAYQGVLLSDLAKEVGLQGRDLRLEAVNNYGSTIARRDYEDYPVLLAYRADGEPISMQNKGPLTVVFPTHAYARRFPELKYGAQWVWYVNKVRTP; from the coding sequence TTGCCCCGCCCGCTTTGGTTGTGCTGCCTGGCCGCGCTGCTGCCTGCCTGCAGTACGCCGATGGCTTACCGCGAGGTGCACCCTCCGCGCGCACTGCCAGCGCGCGCGGAGGGTGAAAAAATCCTGCTGCGCGTCGACACCCCGACGGGTGAGCGCCTCTTCACCCTGCGGCAACTCGAAGCCTTGCGGGCCGTCGAGTACCGCACCGAGCATCCGCAGTTGAACAAGACCTTCGCTTACCAGGGGGTGCTGCTCTCCGACCTCGCCAAGGAAGTCGGGTTGCAGGGCCGCGACCTGCGCCTGGAAGCCGTCAACAACTACGGATCCACCATCGCCCGACGCGATTACGAGGACTACCCGGTGCTGCTGGCGTACCGTGCCGATGGAGAGCCGATTTCCATGCAGAACAAGGGACCGTTGACCGTGGTGTTTCCTACCCACGCCTATGCCCGGCGCTTTCCCGAACTCAAGTACGGCGCGCAATGGGTGTGGTACGTGAACAAGGTTCGCACGCCATGA
- the yqeK gene encoding bis(5'-nucleosyl)-tetraphosphatase (symmetrical) YqeK, with the protein MVKPRRFEHVLRVAQLASDIALANGIDPLRAYTAGILHDVARDLPDRELLRLAPPECPIDSAHPLALHGRAGRVLLERWGYGDAVVLEAVEDHTTGPRGPNGVAMAVYVADVSEPGRGVNDDIRGLALQDLEAALKLAVGSKVRYLRGRGIEVHPRTLRAFEALDLAE; encoded by the coding sequence ATGGTCAAACCACGCCGCTTCGAGCACGTTCTGCGGGTCGCGCAGCTGGCCAGCGACATCGCGCTGGCCAACGGCATCGATCCGCTGCGTGCTTACACCGCCGGCATCCTGCACGACGTTGCCCGTGATCTGCCGGACCGGGAACTGCTGCGCCTCGCGCCGCCCGAATGCCCCATCGACAGCGCGCACCCGCTGGCGCTGCACGGACGGGCAGGGCGCGTGCTGCTGGAGCGCTGGGGCTACGGTGACGCGGTGGTGCTCGAAGCAGTCGAGGATCACACCACCGGGCCGCGGGGTCCCAACGGTGTCGCGATGGCAGTGTACGTGGCCGACGTGAGCGAGCCGGGACGTGGAGTCAACGACGACATCCGGGGCCTCGCTTTGCAGGATCTGGAAGCCGCCCTCAAGCTGGCCGTCGGTTCGAAGGTGCGCTACCTGCGCGGGCGGGGCATTGAGGTTCATCCCCGGACCCTGCGCGCCTTCGAGGCACTGGATCTCGCCGAATAA